A region from the Clostridium beijerinckii genome encodes:
- a CDS encoding tRNA preQ1(34) S-adenosylmethionine ribosyltransferase-isomerase QueA, which yields MNVKDFDFYLPEELIAQHPLEQRDSSRLMVLDKETGEINHKKFHDIVGYLNEGDTLVLNNTRVMPARLIGEKEDTHGKIEFLLLKRIEKDKWECLAKPGKSARVGRKFTFGDGKLKAEVVEVKDDGNRIIEFFYDGIFEEVLDALGEMPLPPYIHERLEDRERYQTVYSKENGSAAAPTAGLHFTTELLAEIKDKGINIVYLTLHVGLGTFRPVKVESLEEHEMHSEFYMLSKESAAIINETKKRGNAVISVGTTSTRTLETIGDNNGFVKEQSGWTNIFIYPGYKFKVVDNLITNFHLPQSTLIMLVSTLAGRDNVMNAYKEAVNEKYRFFSFGDAMFIK from the coding sequence ATGAACGTAAAAGATTTTGATTTTTATTTACCAGAAGAGTTAATAGCTCAACACCCTCTAGAACAAAGAGATTCATCAAGACTTATGGTTTTAGATAAAGAAACTGGAGAAATTAATCATAAGAAATTTCATGATATTGTAGGATATTTGAATGAAGGAGATACTTTAGTATTAAATAATACAAGAGTAATGCCAGCAAGATTAATTGGTGAAAAAGAAGATACACACGGGAAAATAGAATTTCTTTTGCTTAAGAGAATTGAAAAAGATAAGTGGGAATGCTTAGCAAAGCCAGGTAAATCTGCAAGAGTAGGCAGAAAGTTTACATTTGGAGACGGAAAATTAAAAGCTGAAGTAGTAGAAGTCAAAGATGATGGAAATAGAATTATTGAATTTTTCTATGATGGAATATTTGAAGAAGTATTAGATGCACTTGGTGAAATGCCATTGCCTCCATATATTCATGAAAGATTAGAAGATAGAGAAAGATATCAAACAGTTTATTCGAAAGAAAATGGCTCAGCTGCAGCACCAACTGCAGGACTTCACTTTACAACAGAATTATTAGCAGAAATAAAAGACAAGGGTATAAATATAGTTTATTTAACTTTGCATGTTGGACTTGGAACTTTTAGACCAGTAAAGGTTGAGTCTTTAGAAGAACATGAGATGCATTCAGAATTTTATATGCTTTCTAAAGAAAGTGCAGCTATAATAAATGAGACTAAAAAAAGAGGGAATGCTGTTATTTCTGTTGGAACAACATCAACAAGAACTTTAGAAACTATTGGTGATAACAATGGATTTGTTAAAGAACAAAGCGGATGGACTAATATTTTTATATATCCAGGATATAAATTTAAAGTAGTGGATAATTTAATAACAAACTTCCATTTGCCACAATCAACATTAATAATGCTTGTTTCGACTTTAGCTGGAAGAGATAATGTTATGAATGCATATAAAGAAGCAGTAAATGAAAAATATAGATTTTTCTCATTTGGAGATGCTATGTTTATTAAATAA
- a CDS encoding Holliday junction branch migration DNA helicase RuvB, producing the protein MERIVNPAEFEEDSSSELSIRPQKINEYIGQDKVKERLDIFIKAAKNRNEALDHSLLYGPPGLGKTTLANIIASEMGGDLKVTSGPAIERAGDLAAILTTLKDYDVLFIDEIHRLNRNVEEILYPAMEDYALDIVIGKGAAAKSIRIDLPKFTLIGATTRIGMLTSPLRDRFGVLCAMEYYTDEELKEIVVRSATVFGCKITEEGALEIAKRSRGTPRIANRLLKRVRDYSEVKSNKVISLKEAKAALELLEVDDKGFDKVDNKILEAIIDNFNGGPVGIETLSYFIGEELGTIEDVYEPYLLQKGFIIRTPRGRIASEKAYKHLGRVNTSKNRENNKVQRNFFEN; encoded by the coding sequence ATGGAAAGAATAGTTAATCCTGCAGAATTTGAAGAAGATTCAAGCTCTGAACTTAGTATAAGGCCTCAAAAAATAAATGAATATATAGGACAAGATAAGGTTAAAGAGAGATTAGATATATTTATAAAGGCAGCAAAAAATAGAAACGAAGCATTAGATCATTCACTTTTGTATGGTCCGCCAGGACTTGGGAAAACTACTTTAGCTAATATTATTGCAAGTGAAATGGGAGGCGATTTAAAAGTCACTTCAGGCCCTGCAATAGAAAGAGCTGGGGATTTAGCAGCTATTTTAACGACCTTAAAGGACTATGATGTTTTGTTTATTGACGAAATTCATAGATTAAATAGAAATGTTGAAGAAATTTTATATCCTGCAATGGAAGATTATGCATTGGATATAGTTATAGGTAAGGGCGCTGCTGCAAAGTCTATAAGAATTGATCTTCCTAAATTTACACTTATAGGAGCAACAACAAGAATTGGAATGCTTACATCACCACTCAGAGATAGATTTGGTGTACTGTGTGCTATGGAATATTATACAGATGAAGAACTTAAGGAAATAGTGGTAAGAAGTGCTACTGTGTTTGGATGTAAAATTACTGAAGAAGGAGCTCTTGAAATTGCAAAAAGATCTAGAGGAACACCAAGAATTGCCAATAGATTATTAAAGAGAGTTAGAGATTATTCGGAAGTAAAATCAAATAAAGTAATATCTTTAAAGGAAGCGAAAGCAGCTTTGGAGTTACTAGAAGTGGATGATAAAGGATTTGATAAGGTTGATAATAAAATATTAGAAGCCATTATAGATAATTTTAATGGAGGCCCTGTTGGTATTGAGACACTTTCATATTTCATAGGAGAAGAATTAGGAACCATAGAAGATGTTTATGAACCTTATCTACTTCAAAAGGGTTTTATAATAAGAACTCCAAGAGGGAGAATTGCAAGCGAGAAAGCGTATAAACATCTTGGAAGAGTAAATACTTCAAAGAATAGAGAAAATAATAAAGTGCAAAGAAATTTTTTTGAAAATTAA
- a CDS encoding Holliday junction branch migration protein RuvA encodes MYEYIKGKYVGINKDYIIVENSGIGYKIFTSGATMSSIPKAGDEIMLYLEQIVREDFIGLYGFDSKDELEMFKLLLTVNGVGPRAALSLLSISRVNNLKYAILTNDEKHICRGVGIGKKTAARIILELKDKLKSDELLDSNPNFDNGSNENSIVLSEALSALLALGYSEKEADVALKKADKNDSVENVIKNALKVLMG; translated from the coding sequence ATGTACGAATATATTAAGGGAAAATATGTAGGTATAAATAAGGATTATATAATAGTAGAAAATAGTGGTATTGGTTATAAAATATTTACATCAGGTGCTACAATGTCCTCCATACCAAAAGCAGGAGATGAAATTATGCTTTATCTTGAACAAATAGTAAGAGAAGATTTCATTGGATTATACGGATTTGATTCTAAGGACGAATTAGAAATGTTTAAATTGCTTTTAACAGTTAATGGGGTTGGTCCTAGGGCAGCGTTATCATTATTATCTATAAGCAGAGTTAATAATCTTAAATATGCCATATTGACTAATGATGAAAAGCATATATGCAGAGGTGTTGGTATAGGTAAAAAAACAGCAGCTAGAATTATTCTAGAACTTAAAGATAAATTAAAATCAGATGAGTTATTAGATAGTAATCCAAATTTTGATAATGGTTCTAATGAAAATAGTATTGTATTATCAGAGGCTTTAAGTGCGTTACTTGCGTTAGGCTATAGTGAAAAAGAAGCAGACGTTGCACTTAAGAAAGCAGATAAAAATGATAGCGTTGAAAATGTAATTAAGAATGCTTTAAAAGTGCTAATGGGATAA
- a CDS encoding rubrerythrin family protein, with protein MDLKDSKTKENLLKAFAGESQARNRYNIAAAQAKKDGLYVIQSVFDYTANQEKEHAEVFYNQLKAFSGENIHIDGTYPIDNYNSTLELLKSANHNELEESDVVYKSFSDVAKEEGFTVISNIFSNIATIEKIHADRFNKYAKELEEGSSFKKDQNVQWFCTNCGFIYEGKEAPKSCPVCEHPQGYFMVYNGI; from the coding sequence ATGGATTTAAAAGATAGTAAAACCAAAGAAAATTTATTGAAAGCATTTGCTGGAGAAAGTCAAGCAAGAAATAGGTACAATATAGCAGCTGCTCAAGCGAAAAAAGATGGACTTTATGTAATTCAATCAGTATTTGATTATACAGCAAATCAAGAAAAAGAACATGCAGAGGTTTTTTATAATCAATTAAAGGCATTCTCAGGTGAGAATATACACATTGATGGAACTTATCCTATTGATAATTATAATTCTACACTAGAGTTGCTTAAATCAGCTAATCATAATGAATTAGAAGAATCTGATGTTGTATATAAGTCATTTTCAGATGTTGCAAAAGAAGAAGGATTTACAGTAATATCAAATATATTTAGTAATATTGCTACTATAGAGAAAATTCATGCAGATAGATTTAATAAATATGCAAAAGAATTAGAAGAAGGAAGTTCATTTAAAAAAGATCAAAATGTACAATGGTTTTGTACTAATTGTGGATTTATTTACGAAGGAAAAGAAGCACCAAAGTCTTGTCCGGTTTGTGAACATCCACAAGGATATTTTATGGTGTATAATGGTATATGA
- a CDS encoding radical SAM protein — protein sequence MKKFKKVYIEITNVCNLSCNFCPKTARKLKSMDKESFDHIIKNIKPYTDYVYFHLMGEPFLNKELKNFLEISKENQLKVNITSNGTLIREVKDTLLNAPALRQVNISLHSFEANEEQIDFNEYINNIINFVKEATENTNIICSLRLWNLDTRYSANNNMNIDIFKLLEQEFKIDCDLKESLKEKNSFKLKNNVYISMGEKFKWPSLKEEELGERAFCYGLRDQIGILVDGTVVPCCLDSEGSISLGNIFENTLDEILNSKRAKDIYNGFSGRKAVEELCKRCGFTNRVR from the coding sequence ATGAAGAAATTTAAAAAAGTTTATATAGAGATAACGAATGTATGTAATTTAAGTTGTAATTTTTGCCCTAAAACAGCTAGAAAACTAAAGTCTATGGACAAAGAATCCTTTGATCACATTATTAAAAACATAAAACCTTATACAGATTATGTTTATTTCCACTTAATGGGAGAACCATTTTTGAATAAAGAACTTAAAAATTTCTTGGAAATAAGTAAAGAAAATCAATTGAAAGTTAATATAACTAGTAATGGAACTTTAATACGTGAAGTTAAGGATACATTACTTAATGCACCTGCTTTAAGACAAGTAAATATTTCGCTGCATAGCTTTGAGGCTAATGAGGAACAAATTGATTTCAATGAATACATAAATAACATAATTAATTTTGTTAAAGAAGCAACTGAAAATACTAATATAATTTGTTCTTTGAGATTATGGAATTTAGATACAAGATATAGTGCTAATAACAATATGAATATTGACATATTTAAATTACTTGAACAAGAATTTAAAATAGATTGTGATTTGAAGGAAAGCCTAAAAGAGAAAAACAGTTTTAAATTAAAAAATAATGTATATATTAGCATGGGTGAAAAATTTAAATGGCCATCTTTAAAAGAAGAAGAATTAGGAGAAAGGGCTTTTTGCTATGGACTTAGAGATCAAATCGGCATATTGGTTGATGGGACAGTTGTACCATGCTGTTTAGATAGTGAAGGTAGCATTTCTCTTGGCAATATTTTTGAAAACACTTTAGATGAAATTTTGAATTCTAAGAGAGCTAAAGATATATATAATGGCTTTTCAGGGAGAAAAGCAGTAGAAGAATTATGTAAAAGATGTGGATTTACAAATAGAGTAAGATAG
- a CDS encoding cysteine hydrolase, whose protein sequence is MNKTVLLVVDFQEGLVVGNPFNKENTINNIKLLIKECRHKKVEVIYVRHDGGKGGELEFGSEGWQIYNPIAPKEGEKIIEKKYNSAFKNTELKEYLNEKNIGTIILVGMQTEYCIDTTCKVAFEHGFKLIIPEETNTTFDNEYMSGKEIHDYYNFKI, encoded by the coding sequence ATGAATAAAACAGTACTACTTGTTGTAGATTTTCAAGAAGGATTAGTAGTGGGTAATCCATTTAACAAGGAAAATACTATTAATAATATAAAGTTATTAATTAAAGAATGTAGACATAAAAAGGTAGAAGTTATTTATGTGCGACATGATGGTGGAAAAGGTGGTGAATTAGAATTTGGATCTGAGGGATGGCAAATTTATAACCCAATTGCACCTAAAGAAGGAGAAAAGATTATAGAAAAGAAATATAATAGTGCTTTCAAAAATACAGAACTAAAAGAATATTTAAATGAAAAAAATATAGGAACAATAATTTTAGTTGGTATGCAAACTGAATATTGTATAGATACAACATGTAAGGTCGCTTTTGAACATGGATTTAAATTAATCATCCCAGAGGAAACAAATACAACATTTGATAATGAGTATATGTCAGGAAAAGAGATACATGATTATTATAACTTTAAGATATGA
- a CDS encoding amidohydrolase has protein sequence MSNILDKAKEIEDYVINFRRDLHKNPELSGQEFKTQEKIMKELDKLGIPYKKAGNTSLIATLKGGKDGRTVALRGDMDALPVKEETDVEFKSKTPGLMHACGHDAHTSMLLGAATILSEMKEEISGEVRFFFQEGEETFSGAKKIIEAGGMDGVDACLCMHGMAELETGYVNIEPGYRMAGCDTIYVKFEGVSGHGSVPHLAKDTIHPACIFVTDIQGIVTKNINAQDPIVISVGKFIGGTKANVVSKYTEIDISMRYFNPKARETAHEAIKRHAKAIADAYELKVDVIIEESALSMYNDPELAALADKSATKVFGEGKNLTLAKYMGSEDAPYYFERAKGVYAFVGYRNEEKEAIYFPHHEKYKIDEDYMKYGTALHVQFALDFLNK, from the coding sequence ATGTCAAATATATTAGATAAGGCTAAAGAAATTGAAGACTATGTTATTAATTTTAGAAGAGATTTACATAAAAATCCTGAACTTAGTGGTCAGGAATTTAAAACTCAGGAAAAGATTATGAAGGAATTAGATAAACTTGGAATACCATATAAGAAAGCAGGAAATACCTCCTTGATTGCCACATTAAAAGGTGGAAAGGATGGAAGAACTGTAGCTTTAAGAGGAGACATGGATGCTCTTCCAGTAAAAGAGGAAACAGATGTTGAATTTAAATCCAAAACACCTGGATTAATGCATGCTTGTGGTCACGATGCTCACACTTCTATGCTTCTTGGTGCTGCAACAATTTTATCGGAAATGAAGGAGGAGATATCTGGTGAGGTTAGATTCTTCTTTCAAGAAGGTGAGGAAACTTTCTCAGGTGCGAAAAAAATTATAGAAGCAGGTGGAATGGATGGAGTAGATGCTTGTCTGTGTATGCATGGAATGGCAGAATTAGAGACAGGATATGTAAATATTGAACCAGGGTATAGAATGGCAGGCTGTGATACTATTTATGTTAAGTTTGAAGGAGTATCAGGACATGGATCAGTTCCACATCTCGCAAAGGATACTATTCATCCTGCATGTATTTTTGTCACAGACATTCAAGGGATAGTTACTAAAAATATTAATGCCCAAGATCCAATAGTAATTTCTGTAGGAAAATTTATTGGAGGTACAAAGGCAAATGTAGTTTCAAAATATACAGAGATTGATATTTCTATGAGATACTTTAACCCAAAGGCTAGAGAAACAGCTCATGAAGCAATAAAAAGACATGCAAAGGCCATTGCAGATGCTTATGAACTTAAGGTAGATGTAATTATAGAAGAAAGTGCACTTAGTATGTATAATGATCCAGAATTAGCAGCACTAGCTGATAAGTCTGCAACAAAAGTTTTTGGAGAAGGAAAAAATTTAACTTTAGCTAAGTATATGGGATCAGAAGATGCGCCGTACTATTTTGAGCGTGCTAAAGGAGTATATGCATTTGTTGGATATAGAAATGAGGAAAAAGAAGCTATATACTTTCCACACCATGAGAAATATAAGATTGATGAAGACTATATGAAATATGGTACAGCACTACATGTACAATTTGCTCTTGATTTTTTAAATAAATAA
- a CDS encoding MFS transporter: MTNYKGNDRLLTGMILGVATYWLFGNSITAGVPPLIQDLGVSSSVVSTAISITALICGVSIVTAGSIADKIGRVKMTQFGFILSIVGSILCAVATGSTLLIAGRIIQGLSGAFIMPATLALINAYYPGEARPRAISFWSLASWGGSSVANFFGGAVVSALGWRWLFWLTVPVALIGMFLIKGTPESKITSAEKQGADYFGIITLVLALLSLNLVATRGAQLGWASPTILSLIAAFVILFILFLFIEKRNSAPLVDLSLFSSKGYNAAVISNFLLNMCAGCLFILMPYVQTGRGLTSFQSGLLTISYLIAIVGTIRVGEKVMLKVGARLPMAIGTLMAAVGIFLMTLTFLPNVAYFTAVVVGLAIMGTGFGFYATPSTNTAVGNVPAEKAGSASGIYKMASSLGGSFGVAISGAASTAILMNNASAENLAAGWGLGVSVIAGFISLIAVILLVPKKKKNEDIQNQKRAS; encoded by the coding sequence ATGACAAATTACAAAGGTAATGATCGTTTGTTAACGGGAATGATTCTAGGTGTAGCAACCTATTGGTTATTTGGTAATTCTATAACAGCAGGAGTGCCACCACTTATTCAAGATTTAGGAGTTTCAAGTTCCGTTGTTAGTACTGCGATTAGTATCACTGCATTAATTTGTGGTGTTAGTATTGTAACAGCAGGAAGTATTGCTGATAAGATAGGAAGGGTTAAGATGACTCAGTTTGGATTCATCTTAAGTATAGTTGGTTCTATACTTTGTGCAGTAGCAACAGGATCAACACTTCTTATTGCGGGTCGTATTATTCAAGGTTTATCAGGTGCATTTATTATGCCAGCTACTTTAGCACTTATAAATGCTTATTATCCAGGAGAAGCTCGTCCACGTGCTATAAGCTTTTGGTCTTTAGCATCTTGGGGTGGTAGTAGTGTTGCTAACTTCTTCGGAGGTGCAGTAGTATCAGCGTTAGGATGGCGTTGGTTATTCTGGCTTACTGTTCCAGTGGCATTGATTGGTATGTTTTTAATTAAGGGTACTCCAGAAAGTAAAATTACTAGCGCAGAAAAACAAGGTGCTGATTATTTTGGAATTATTACTTTAGTGTTAGCATTACTTTCATTAAATTTAGTTGCTACTCGTGGTGCACAGTTAGGATGGGCTAGTCCTACTATTCTTTCATTGATAGCTGCTTTCGTAATTTTATTTATTTTGTTCTTATTCATTGAAAAAAGAAACTCTGCTCCATTAGTTGATTTATCTTTATTCAGTAGTAAAGGTTATAATGCAGCTGTAATTTCAAATTTCTTGTTAAATATGTGTGCAGGTTGCTTGTTTATATTAATGCCTTATGTTCAAACAGGACGTGGATTAACTTCATTTCAAAGTGGATTGTTAACAATTAGTTATTTAATTGCTATAGTTGGGACAATTCGTGTAGGAGAAAAAGTTATGCTTAAGGTAGGAGCACGCTTGCCAATGGCTATAGGTACATTAATGGCTGCGGTAGGAATATTCTTAATGACATTAACATTCTTACCTAATGTTGCATACTTTACAGCTGTTGTAGTTGGTCTTGCTATCATGGGAACTGGATTTGGATTTTATGCAACTCCATCTACAAATACTGCAGTTGGAAATGTTCCAGCAGAAAAGGCAGGTTCAGCATCAGGTATTTATAAAATGGCAAGTTCTTTAGGCGGTAGCTTTGGAGTTGCTATTTCTGGAGCCGCATCAACTGCTATTCTTATGAACAACGCATCAGCTGAAAATTTAGCAGCTGGTTGGGGATTAGGAGTTAGCGTAATCGCAGGATTTATATCATTAATTGCAGTAATTCTTCTTGTCCCTAAGAAAAAGAAAAATGAGGACATTCAAAATCAAAAAAGAGCTAGTTAA
- a CDS encoding histidine kinase: protein MHYTIATTLAQTYLIYVFSDKKISIKLKGFFAIMIVILIKPSVMEFLKDNLLSFIFVWFCNYIITYLCIGKNLKRNLELSFFVELITLMSYYMSSGIVLILGNDINIKDIFNFNILLHPINHNFILIYLAIIIAFGLFRRYIPLSFPEDNVKQRNFNVIYIIIFINILIKIINDLNINYGIKLISFVCINFFVLMFYIINNKLDIKNIKDELELSEKEKKIKELTLYIETIEELVEKYREFKHDYKNIVLGIGIDNLSENNLLDKLNREMVGDKSYDAFLNLKDINYIPLKSILSYYIMLSIKKDVKVSLITIGEIKECNISEVEFSRVMGIILENALEETLKNDNKKLEIYVEAIDNNLNITVANTFKKEELNMDKIYNKGYSTKGKNRGLGLYIIKSIIDKNSNMTLDTFINEGMFTQDLYIFSVKKKLEGK, encoded by the coding sequence ATGCATTACACCATAGCAACAACATTAGCACAAACTTATCTTATTTATGTTTTTTCTGATAAAAAGATAAGTATTAAACTTAAAGGTTTTTTTGCAATAATGATAGTAATACTTATTAAACCTAGTGTTATGGAGTTTTTAAAAGATAACCTTTTATCTTTTATATTTGTATGGTTTTGCAATTATATTATAACTTATTTATGTATTGGGAAGAATTTGAAAAGGAATTTGGAACTTTCCTTTTTTGTAGAACTGATTACTCTAATGTCTTATTACATGAGTTCAGGTATAGTACTTATTCTAGGCAATGACATAAATATAAAAGATATATTTAACTTTAATATTTTGTTACATCCAATTAATCACAATTTCATATTAATTTATTTAGCTATCATTATAGCTTTTGGATTATTCAGGAGATATATTCCATTAAGTTTTCCAGAGGATAATGTCAAACAAAGAAACTTTAATGTTATATATATAATTATTTTTATTAATATATTAATAAAAATAATTAATGATTTGAATATAAACTATGGAATTAAATTAATCTCATTTGTTTGTATAAATTTCTTTGTTTTAATGTTTTATATTATAAATAATAAATTAGATATAAAAAATATAAAAGATGAATTAGAATTGAGTGAAAAAGAGAAGAAAATTAAGGAACTAACCCTATACATAGAGACTATAGAGGAATTAGTAGAGAAGTATAGAGAATTTAAACATGATTATAAAAACATAGTGTTAGGTATAGGAATAGATAATTTAAGTGAGAATAATTTATTAGATAAATTAAATAGAGAAATGGTGGGAGATAAAAGTTATGATGCCTTCTTAAATTTAAAAGATATAAATTATATTCCTCTAAAATCTATTCTTTCATATTATATAATGTTAAGCATTAAGAAAGATGTAAAAGTAAGCTTAATAACTATAGGGGAAATAAAAGAATGCAACATATCTGAAGTGGAATTTTCTAGAGTTATGGGAATAATATTAGAAAATGCATTAGAGGAAACATTAAAAAATGATAATAAAAAATTAGAAATTTATGTGGAGGCAATTGATAATAATTTAAATATTACAGTAGCAAATACCTTTAAAAAAGAAGAACTAAACATGGATAAAATTTATAATAAAGGTTATTCTACTAAAGGTAAAAATAGAGGATTAGGTCTTTATATAATTAAATCTATAATTGATAAAAATTCTAATATGACTCTAGATACATTCATAAATGAGGGAATGTTTACACAAGATTTATATATTTTTTCTGTCAAGAAGAAGTTAGAAGGAAAATAA
- a CDS encoding DNA-binding response regulator, with protein MNIIICEDRKEYIEQISKIAKLVFEESGLECNIKAFNIYEETINYIKSLNSYEDCLYILDIDLKQDKNGLSLGRDIRNIDEYKGEMIYVTSHIHQMQSVFKYKLKILDFIDKGYDMENSIKEALNAYIKIYKDNIENESLIFKVGGNVFIIKPSDIICIETDKSKKKIIIYTIKNEISVNLTLKEVQKELSNQFVQIHRSIIVNKEHIKMIENINGDLYVVLTGGMKEIVSKRREKEIKACITP; from the coding sequence TTGAACATAATTATATGTGAAGATAGAAAAGAATATATAGAACAAATTTCTAAAATAGCAAAACTTGTATTTGAAGAGAGCGGTTTGGAATGTAATATTAAAGCATTTAATATCTATGAGGAAACAATAAATTATATTAAATCTTTAAATTCATATGAAGATTGTCTTTATATTTTAGATATAGATTTGAAACAGGATAAAAATGGTTTATCGTTGGGAAGAGATATAAGAAATATTGATGAATATAAAGGAGAAATGATATATGTTACTTCTCATATTCACCAAATGCAGAGTGTATTTAAATATAAGTTAAAAATATTAGATTTTATAGATAAAGGTTATGACATGGAAAATTCTATTAAAGAAGCACTTAATGCATATATTAAAATTTATAAAGATAATATTGAAAATGAATCTTTAATATTTAAAGTTGGTGGAAATGTATTTATAATAAAACCTTCAGATATTATTTGTATAGAAACTGATAAGAGTAAAAAGAAAATTATTATATATACAATAAAAAATGAAATAAGTGTAAATTTAACTTTAAAAGAGGTTCAAAAGGAGCTTTCAAATCAATTTGTACAAATTCATAGAAGTATAATTGTGAACAAAGAACATATTAAAATGATTGAAAATATTAATGGGGATTTATATGTAGTTCTTACGGGTGGTATGAAAGAGATTGTTTCCAAGAGAAGAGAAAAGGAGATAAAAGCATGCATTACACCATAG
- a CDS encoding serine/threonine protein phosphatase, with translation MHTDQRLMEAYENARVEYFDENSRYVFFSDCHRSNGSHSDEFTKNRNTYLFALEYYYKNGFTYVEAGDGDELWEHPRFRDIKNAHSDVFNVLKRFFDQDRLIMLYGNHNIYLKKQEYVENNYYTYYNYYKETTYDFMKGLKPCEGLILKNRNTQQEILVVHGHQGDLSNDQLWFPTMLSLKYFWRFLHALGVKSPSSPVVNMHKRHKIEKSYVKWIKKHKKMIICGHTHRFKYPKSHELPYFNIGCCVYPTSITNIEITDGEIQLVKWSVFPDDDGVLQIRREVVRGPNPIENYDISKT, from the coding sequence ATGCATACGGATCAAAGATTAATGGAAGCATATGAAAATGCAAGAGTAGAATATTTTGACGAAAACTCAAGATATGTTTTCTTTAGCGATTGCCATAGGAGTAATGGAAGTCATTCTGATGAATTTACGAAAAACAGAAACACCTACTTATTTGCCCTTGAATATTATTATAAAAATGGATTTACCTATGTGGAAGCAGGAGATGGAGATGAATTATGGGAACATCCTCGCTTTCGAGATATAAAAAATGCTCATTCAGATGTATTTAATGTATTAAAAAGATTTTTTGATCAGGATAGATTGATTATGTTATATGGAAATCATAATATATACTTAAAAAAACAAGAATACGTAGAAAATAATTATTATACTTACTATAACTACTATAAAGAAACAACCTATGATTTTATGAAAGGTCTGAAACCTTGTGAAGGACTTATTTTGAAAAATAGAAATACTCAGCAGGAGATTCTAGTTGTTCATGGACATCAAGGAGACTTATCTAACGACCAGCTTTGGTTTCCAACCATGCTTTCATTAAAATATTTTTGGAGATTTTTGCATGCTTTAGGTGTTAAAAGTCCATCTAGTCCGGTTGTAAATATGCATAAGAGACATAAGATTGAGAAGAGCTATGTAAAATGGATTAAAAAACATAAAAAAATGATTATTTGCGGGCATACACACAGATTTAAATATCCCAAAAGTCACGAACTGCCATATTTTAATATAGGATGTTGCGTCTATCCTACTAGCATAACGAATATTGAAATCACGGATGGAGAAATTCAGCTAGTCAAATGGAGTGTTTTCCCAGATGATGATGGTGTCCTTCAAATAAGAAGAGAAGTTGTAAGGGGGCCCAATCCTATTGAAAATTATGATATTAGCAAAACGTAA